One window from the genome of Eucalyptus grandis isolate ANBG69807.140 chromosome 7, ASM1654582v1, whole genome shotgun sequence encodes:
- the LOC104446067 gene encoding probable disease resistance RPP8-like protein 2 gives MAESVVSFAVEKIGNLLIDEVKFLRGVKGKVDDLYSALRRVQALLRDVDARRERKKAVEECVAQLRDFAYDAEDVIERYYLKAALTEGQNIIKAYACFMAKCSCVQVHEVGTEIESLKSRISEIGDEMQKYGIQPLNESECETARASTPERTYAHFEEEDFVGREDHIKVLVNELLKDGEQQRVISICGMGGLGKTTLAKKVFAHEKVKKHFHGFAWACISQEYRVRDILEGILVKLNPDQREGVKEMKDDDLLETLYKTQKEKRCIVVLDDIWTERAWVGLRNAFPTKDTRSKLLITTRNREVAQHIDPHCFLNEPQFLSQEESWNLLKKKVFPQTKGLVVEISSDGPRVGQDIVAGQVVEDIAKQSETEGQIPVITEDMKMLAYKLLKKCAGLPLAVVVLGGLLAHNDWETVHKTINLHFNDKRNVSEVLALSYDNLPSHLKPCFLYLGSFPEDAEIHAKEVLYMWIAEGFVSLNANNKARGISVEDLAEQYVMEFVNRGMVQVRFNLIGKIKSFHLHDLMRDLCISKALEESFLSILNIQQDNETENCSTSMAIKVGSSCKIRRLSLNRNVIPSLKASRRTLVHLRTLMSFGGVKWESKQFQPIFNYCKFLRVLKLENLNVKRSLPKSMGDLVHLRFLSLAGSDFNSLPQSMGNVVCMEFLDLVVTRYITVSIPNVLWKMRRLRYLHLPHKFAIKEKILWDRKKLRLGTLKNLRTLKNFDLKKCDVNDIDKFTNLQKLTVLDKYGCVKLEMFPQLVEFNLKHLRFLSLYLQYNLWTEGELSKMSNYPHSCKLFINGRIEKLPEHKSLPQQLRKLILIDSQLKEDPMPILEKLPHLVFLMLGYYAFMGKEMVCSAGGFPQLKHLLFDALLDLEEWRAAEGAVPHLSRLGIYLCPNLRVVVPPRISTYDGYDESLKELGKCGLF, from the exons ATGGCCGAGTCTGTTGTTTCGTTCGCGGTGGAGAAAATAGGAAACCTGCTCATCGACGAGGTCAAATTCTTGAGGGGAGTGAAGGGCAAGGTCGATGACCTATACAGCGCGCTGAGGCGGGTCCAGGCCTTGCTGAGGGATGTGGATGCAAGACGAGAGCGCAAAAAAGCTGTGGAAGAATGTGTCGCACAACTCCGAGACTTTGCCTATGATGCTGAGGATGTCATCGAGAGATACTACCTCAAAGCGGCGCTGACGGAGGGACAAAACATCATCAAGGCGTATGCTTGCTTCATGGCGAAGTGCTCGTGCGTGCAGGTTCATGAGGTGGGGACAGAGATCGAGAGCTTAAAATCCAGAATTTCTGAAATTGGTGATGAGATGCAGAAATACGGCATACAGCCTCTGAATGAGAGCGAATGCGAAACCGCGAGAGCTTCGACGCCAGAACGGACTTATGCCCATTTCGAGGAGGAAGATTTTGTCGGGAGGGAAGATCATATCAAGGTGTTGGTGAACGAGCTGTTGAAGGATGGAGAACAACAGAGAGTTATTTCCATTTGTGGAATGGGTGGTTTGGGTAAAACCACTCTTGCTAAGAAAGTCTTTGCTCATGAAAAAGTGAAGAAGCATTTCCATGGTTTTGCTTGGGCTTGCATATCTCAAGAGTACCGGGTGAGGGATATCTTGGAGGGAATTCTAGTTAAGTTGAACCCTGATCAAAGAGAAGGGGTTAAGGAGATGAAAGATGACGATTTGTTAGAAACTTTATACAAGacccaaaaagagaagagatgTATTGTGGTTCTTGACGATATTTGGACCGAACGGGCATGGGTTGGTCTTAGAAACGCATTCCCGACCAAGGACACGAGAAGCAAGCTATTGATAACAACCCGCAATAGGGAAGTAGCTCAGCATATCGATCCTCATTGTTTTCTCAATGAACCTCAGTTCTTATCACAAGAGGAGAGCTGGAATCTGCTAAAGAAGAAGGTTTTCCCTCAAACAAAAG GATTAGTTGTTGAAATTTCTTCTGATGGACCTAGAGTTGGTCAAGATATTGTTGCGGGCCAAGTTGTAGAAGATATTGCAAAACAGTCAGAGACAGAGGGACAAATACCGG TAATCACTGAAGACATGAAGATGTTAGCATATAAACTCCTTAAGAAGTGTGCAGGATTGCCCTTGGCTGTCGTTGTGCTTGGTGGACTTTTGGCACACAATGATTGGGAGACAGTTCACAAAACCATCAATTTGCATTTTAATGATAAGCGTAATGTATCAGAAGTGTTAGCCTTAAGCTATGACAATTTACCATCACATCTAAAGCCATGCTTCCTCTATTTGGGTAGTTTTCCTGAGGATGCAGAAATCCATGCAAAGGAAGTTCTTTACATGTGGATTGCTGAAGGTTTTGTGTCGCTAAACGCAAACAACAAAGCGAGAGGAATTTCAGTGGAAGATTTAGCAGAGCAATATGTAATGGAGTTTGTTAACAGAGGAATGGTTCAAGTACGATTCAATTTAATTGGAAAGATCAAAAGCTTCCACCTCCATGACTTGATGCGAGACTTATGCATCTCTAAGGCTCTAGAAGAGAGTTTTCTAAGCATTCTTAACATTCAACAGGACAATGAGACGGAGAATTGTTCTACTTCAATGGCAATAAAAGTTGGGTCAAGTTGCAAAATACGAAGGCTTTCTCTTAATAGAAATGTGATTCCAAGCTTAAAAGCATCAAGAAGGACTTTGGTCCACCTTCGAACTCTCATGTCCTTCGGAGGTGTCAAATGGGAGTCGAAGCAATTTCAGCCTATTTTCAACTATTGTAAGTTTCTCAGAGTTTTGAAACTAGAGAACCTTAATGTGAAGAGAAGCTTACCTAAATCAATGGGAGACCTAGTCCATTTACGATTCTTAAGTTTAGCAGGAAGTGATTTTAACAGCTTGCCGCAATCTATGGGGAACGTTGTATGTATGGAATTCTTGGACTTGGTTGTGACTAGATATATTACGGTTTCCATCCCAAATGTGTTGTGGAAGATGAGAAGGTTGAGGTATCTCCATCTTCCCCACAAATTTGCCATCAAGGAGAAAATCCTTTGGGATCGAAAGAAGTTGCGGTTGGGCACGTTAAAGAATCTACGGACATTGAAAAACTTTGATTTGAAGAAATGTGATGTGAACGATATAGACAAGTTTACCAATCTGCAAAAACTGACTGTCCTTGACAAGTATGGTTGTGTTAAGCTAGAGATGTTTCCACAGCTTGTTGAATTCAATTTGAAACATCTTCGATTCTTGTCTTTGTATCTGCAATATAATTTATGGACTGAAGGTGAATTGAGTAAAATGTCAAATTATCCTCATTCCTGTAAGCTGTTCATAAATGGAAGAATAGAGAAGTTACCAGAACATAAGAGTCTACCCCAACAATTGAGGAAGCTGATCTTAATAGATTCTCAGCTCAAAGAAGATCCGATGCCAATATTGGAGAAAttgcctcacttggtttttcTCATGCTGGGATATTATGCTTTCATGGGAAAGGAAATGGTTTGCTCTGCGGGAGGCTTTCCTCAACTCAAGCATTTACTTTTTGATGCATTACTTGATTTGGAGGAGTGGAGGGCCGCTGAAGGAGCCGTGCCTCATCTTTCTCGATTAGGGATCTACCTTTGTCCCAACTTGAGGGTGGTGGTACCTCCACGTATCTCTACATATGACGGTTACGACGAATCATTGAAGGAGTTGGGGAAGTGCGGCCTTTTTTGA